Genomic segment of Panicum virgatum strain AP13 chromosome 9N, P.virgatum_v5, whole genome shotgun sequence:
CCTCCAGACATAGAAGGGTGCCGACGTGGTGTTCGACGTTGCCGGTCAGACGTTCGCTGCACACCGGTGCGTGCTCGCAGCCCGGTCACCTGTCTTCAGCGCAGAGCTCTTCGGTGTGATGAAAGAGAGCGACACCGGAGGTGTGGTGCGCATAGATGACATGGAGGCTCAGGTGTTCAAGGCTTTGCTCTACTTCATTTACACCCAGGGGCGGATGcacaccccgggccacccggccatggcccggggtttggcctaattttttttcattttgcagtAGTTTCTATTTCTGGACTTGaatcaattgctgaagaaggatttggatcaattgctgaagaagaataaatatattactTCGCGATGGCGCTTTTTGTATGTTATCTATCTTTCTGTTTATATTTTCATATATCTTTTGAACTGTTAGTTTGTGGACGTCTATACTTAAAATTCGGCCCGGGGTTCGACTCAatcctggttccgccactgTTTACACCGACTTATTCCCGAACGCGgcggaagaagatgaagatgttTTGGCTCAGCATCTACTGGTCGCTGCTGACAGATACAACTTGGAGAGGCTGAAACTGTTATGTGAACAGAAGTTGCGTGAGTACATTGATGTGGGTACTGTGGCAACCATCCTGGCTCTAGCTGAGCAACACCACTGCCATGGACTCAAGAAGGTGTGCTTCCATTTTCTCAGCTCGCCTGCAAATCTGAAGGCAGTGGTGGCCAGCGATGGCTTTAAGCATCTAAGCAGCAGCTGTCCCTCtcttatgcaggagttgattgGCATGCTAGCTAATTAGTTCTGTGATGCCTAATTTCTTAGCAATTGCGGGTGATGTTTTCAGGACTTCTGTCGTCAAGTAGTTTGGCAATGCTAGTGGGACTTGCAGCTGTATACCCAAAGTTTCAAGAAGATTCTAAGTAGTTTCATCTGTTAGCACTTTGGTCAGTTGATTGCTTCTGTGCAACTCTACCAATTAATACCGGATGATTTTGTTGTCTTCtaactttgaatctccactgGAAGTTCATCTATATGTCTGGCTGGCATAGTTCTCTGGATGCAGTAGTTATAGTCCTTTATGTTACCTAGAATTTGTCGATGCTCTACTTGTTAATCCAGGCGCATTTATGCTTTAACACCAGAGTATCAGACAGTTTGATACCAGGTCAAGGTCATTGCTTCTCTATCTTAAAGTCCGGGGCATAGTTAGTTATATCTGATGTTTTCATTTGATTATACTTGATATATAATTCAGGATTTCAGGTAACTGTGCTGAATTGCTGATTGATCTCCACTACTACTGAGTTTGATACCAGGTCAAGGTCATTGCTTCTCCATCTTTAATATCTGATATTTTCATTTGAACATAATATTGATATATAGTTCAGGTAACTATGCTGAATTGCTGATTGATCTCCACTCTGAGTTTTTGTCGAATACTTGGACATAAGAGTGCGGCCGTGAGGATATTGAGTCAGACTCTCTAAATTTGGGGCAAAAGAATATGAGGGCAATTCCCTGTGGTAACCGTGATGCGAGAGCTAGCGCCCGGTCTGGCCACGGGTCACGATGGTCTCACTGTGGATCATGGGAGGCAGATGCCCTGGACACATCAGTGTTTCTGTTGCTATGGGAAGGAGCTCCCATAGTTGACTGAACCTCATTTACAAGTATCCTGTGTCTCGGTGAAATTCTCATAGACTCTGACCTTACTGTAGATATTGATGATCAAATCCTTTTTACTCATAGACTGTCTTACAATAAATAGTAACATTAGTATATTTAGTAAGGTCTTAATAGTTCAAGACCATCCTGCAGCAATATGCTCACATGATATTCTCGTCTTTCTGATTTGATCTTACCCTTCTATGCACATCTGGATATACGCTATGGTGTAATAATTCTATACTGGGTTTACTAGAAAAGCCTAGAGGCTAGAGCACATCTGTATTTGGTCCTAGAATCCAAGTGCCTGCGTACATTCCACGGTCACAGCGCTAGGTGCTGACGACTGCACGAGATGGCAGCGCAAGCTCTGTTGCTGGACCTGCAGGTTAAGAGCAACAGTGAAAACATCGGTAAGAATTTGTGCTACCAAAGTAAGTGCAAGGCATCAACAACGAAAACAGTGGTATTACCTGCAGTGCAGAGACCCGGCTAAGCAGCTCGAGGCACTCCTGCAACAGGGCCTTCTCTTCGCTCGCCACACGCACCAGCTCTGAGATCACCAACGCCGTGTCCTTAGCCTAGGGGCAACGACAAATAAAAATAGTAAACCTCCATTGATCACCAGGATCTGTGCATGAATTAGGACAGGCGCAATTTGGAGCTCATTTTCACATATTTGGTCAGTTACCAGGGGACTGAATGATCTCGCCATCGCCTTGGCTGTCAATGTGAGCTCAAGCGCTTGCTGTAGAATGGTCGCCAATGGCGGCAGGGATGCCTGTATGCGAATGAACAACTTGCATTATTATGTGTGGAGTTGTTTGAGGTTGCTGTCTGGTGGCATAGTGTTAGGAGTAGTAAGCATATTCCTGATACACTTCAGGATTATTTGTACTGTATTTTAccaaagacaaaaaaaattacaaaaaaaagaaatccattggctgtgtttagttccgcgaaaagttcccaaaatttttcagtgacgcacatcacatcgaatcttacgatacatatatggagtattaaatgtagttaaaaatataattaattacacagtttggttgtaaatgacgagacgaatcttttgagactaattacttcatggttggacaatagttgccaaataaagccgaaacgtgctacaacaactttttcgcgaactgaACACACCCATTGTTGAAATGCATCTCCATATGCAGCAGA
This window contains:
- the LOC120688808 gene encoding BTB/POZ and MATH domain-containing protein 1-like; the protein is MASRAGGGEPSGSASAILADTASGYHILRIDAYSRTMATPIGKYLESLPFTVGGHRWRIRYYPNGDDQEAKDYISLFVKLDESVTNAVTAQFKFRFIGNVGQEALTLGGLRNFDSKGADVVFDVAGQTFAAHRCVLAARSPVFSAELFGVMKESDTGGVVRIDDMEAQVFKALLYFIYTDLFPNAAEEDEDVLAQHLLVAADRYNLERLKLLCEQKLREYIDVGTVATILALAEQHHCHGLKKVCFHFLSSPANLKAVVASDGFKHLSSSCPSLMQELIGMLAN